A region from the Corylus avellana chromosome ca7, CavTom2PMs-1.0 genome encodes:
- the LOC132187993 gene encoding G-type lectin S-receptor-like serine/threonine-protein kinase SD2-5 codes for MVWVEHSGQFLLSNNSGFAFGFHDTPDNDDVMTMFSLVIIHIYSSKVVWTANIGSLVTGSENFVFGKNGNVYLEGKKGGVAWSTNTAGEGATAIVLQDSGNLVLLGDNGKILWQSFSHPTDTLLLGQQFVEGMQLKSTPNRNNLSHYLEIMPGTLVLYARYGSTPQIYWSIADDSRKTKNNATGKVYSASLMSNSWNFYDQWGALLWQFIFTNHSDQLNATWAAILGSDGSISFYNLQMGQSVTPEAIRIPQSSCSIPEPCDPYYVCYVNSQSQCKCPSILSSQFSCKPRIISTCNGSKSSADQLLYVGEKLDYFALGFVTPFLKSDLYACKQACLANCSCLVLFFESSSGSCFLFDQIGSLQQAEAGSAGYFSYIRVLSNGDGGVSPAREKSRTGRNILVIVIIVFATVLAIVGLIFAAFLYHRKSKIILETSQDTLEDNNLLDSLQAMPVRFSYSDLHRATNNFSIKLGEGGFGSVYLGVLSDGTLSAVKQLERIGQGMKEFRAEVSLIGSIHHVHLVQLKGFCAEGNHQLLAYEYMGKGSLDSWIFNNNDEDGRHMLDWDTRFNIAVGTAKGLAYLHEECEVKIVHCDIKPENVLLDDNYVAKISDFGLAKLMDKEQSLVCTQLRGTRGYLAPEWIFNYAISEKSDVYSYGMLLLEIIGGRKNSDPTQSSERAYLPSYAFKMMEEEKVREILDSKLEGYENDQRVATAVKVALWCIQEDTQLRPSMTKVVQMLEGRCAVPQAPTSSILGSEHSNFGQSGSELITATSRMIDYNYSDAHLLAVRLSGAR; via the exons ATGGTTTGGGTCGAGCACAGCGGGCAATTCCTCTTATCCAACAACTCAGGATTCGCTTTCGGCTTCCACGATACCCCAGATAACGATGATGTCATGACTATGTTTTCTCTAGTAATCATTCACATATATAGCTCCAAAGTGGTCTGGACTGCTAACATAGGCTCATTGGTTACCGGTTCTGAGAATTTTGTGTTTGGCAAAAATGGGAATGTTTACTTGGAAGGCAAGAAGGGTGGTGTGGCTTGGTCTACAAACACAGCCGGAGAAGGAGCTACAGCAATTGTATTGCAGGATTCCGGAAACTTGGTTTTGCTTGGTGACAATGGAAAGATTCTCTGGCAGAGTTTTAGCCATCCCACAGATACCCTTTTACTCGGCCAGCAATTCGTGGAAGGAATGCAGCTAAAAAGTACTCCCAACCGCAATAACTTGTCTCATTATCTTGAAATCATGCCAGGCACTTTGGTCTTGTATGCCAGATATGGGAGTACTCCACAAATCTATTGGTCTATAGCAGATGACAGCCGGAAAACCAAAAACAATGCAACTGGCAAGGTTTACTCTGCATCTTTGATGTCCAATTCATGGAATTTCTATGATCAATGGGGAGCCTTACTGTGGCAGTTCATCTTCACCAACCATTCTGATCAATTGAATGCCACGTGGGCTGCTATTTTAGGCTCAGATGGCTCAATCTCATTCTACAATCTTCAAATGGGGCAATCTGTTACTCCTGAGGCCATTAGAATACCACAAAGTTCTTGCAGCATTCCTGAACCTTGTGATCCATATTATGTGTGCTATGTGAACAGCCAAAGCCAATGCAAATGCCCTTCTATTCTCAGCTCTCAATTTAGTTGCAAGCCTCGGATTATCTCAACCTGTAATGGCTCCAAAAGCTCAGCAGATCAGCTTTTATATGTTGGCGAGAAGCTCGATTATTTTGCACTTGGGTTTGTTACACCCTTTTTGAAATCTGATCTATATGCTTGCAAACAGGCTTGCCTTGCAAACTGCTCCTGCCTTGTTCTGTTCTTTGAAAGCAGTTCTGGAAGTTGCTTTCTCTTTGACCAGATAGGAAGCTTGCAACAGGCTGAAGCAGGCTCTGCTGgttatttttcttatatcagGGTCTTAAGTAATGGAGATGGAGGGGTAAGTCCTGCAAGAGAGAAAAGCAGAACAGGAAGGAACATTCTGGTTATTGTGATCATTGTCTTTGCAACTGTTCTGGCTATTGTTGGTCTTATTTTTGCTGCATTCTTGTACCACCGCAAAAGCAAGATAATATTGGAAACTTCCCAGGACACTTTAGAAGACAATAATCTTTTGGACAGTCTTCAAGCAATGCCAGTTCGTTTCAGTTATAGTGATCTTCACAGAGCAACTAATAACTTCTCTATCAAGCTTGGTGAAGGAGGGTTTGGTTCAGTCTACCTTGGTGTGCTCTCTGACG gtaCCTTATCTGCTGTGAAACAATTGGAGCGCATTGGGCAAGGAATGAAAGAGTTCAGAGCTGAAGTTAGTCTTATTGGGAGTATCCACCATGTCCATCTGGTGCAGCTCAAAGGCTTCTGTGCTGAGGGAAATCATCAGCTTCTTGCCTATGAGTACATGGGTAAAGGATCTTTAGATAGTTGGATTTTCAATAATAATGATGAAGACGGGCGTCACATGTTGGATTGGGATACAAGATTCAACATTGCAGTGGGTACAGCAAAGGGATTGGCTTATCTCCATGAGGAGTGTGAAGTGAAGATTGTCCACTGTGATATAAAACCAGAAAATGTTCTCCTGGATGATAATTATGTTGCAAAAATCTCAGATTTTGGTTTGGCTAAGCTTATGGACAAAGAGCAAAGCCTTGTATGTACACAGCTGAGGGGCACAAGAGGGTACCTTGCACCAGAATGGATCTTTAACTATGCCATATCAGAGAAGAGTGATGTATATAGCTATGGAATGCTCTTGCTTGAGATCATTGGAGGAAGGAAGAATTCTGATCCAACACAAAGTTCTGAGAGAGCCTATCTTCCTTCTTATGCCTTCAAGAtgatggaagaagaaaaagtaagaGAAATTCTTGATTCAAAACTAGAAGGTTATGAAAACGATCAAAGGGTTGCCACTGCTGTCAAAGTTGCACTGTGGTGCATACAAGAAGACACCCAGTTGAGACCATCAATGACTAAGGTTGTTCAAATGCTTGAAGGTCGTTGTGCAGTACCTCAGGCTCCAACCTCTTCTATTTTGGGTTCTGAGCATTCAAATTTTGGTCAATCAGGCAGTGAATTGATTACTGCCACATCTAGAATGATTGATTACAATTATAGTGACGCGCACCTCTTAGCGGTTCGCCTATCAGGAGCGAGatga
- the LOC132188322 gene encoding G-type lectin S-receptor-like serine/threonine-protein kinase SD2-5, with protein sequence MGLFQFRTFFLCFLLFETCVASIQRLGRIYPGFQASQTVYIDNKGIFLLSNNSNFGFGFYTSVDVTLFLLVIIHIPSSKVVWTANRGFLVQNSDDFVFGENGNIYLERGNSVVWSTNTAGETATAMELLNTGNLVLLGDGGRILWQSFSHPTDTLLPGQIFLEGMQLRSFPNHNNLSHYLEFRSGDLVLSAGFEIPQFYWSITNDGRKTNNNVSSKAHSVSLGSNSFNFYDQNKTLLWQFVFSKNPGWNAFFAAVLGSDGSLSFYNLQKGKSVFPEAIRIPQSSCSTPEPCDPYYVCYFESRCQCPSLLSSHSNCKPQVSSTCNSSKSSVELLYIGEELNYFALGFVTPSLKSSHLVTCKEACLGNCSCLVLFFERSSGSCFLFDQIGSLQRSDMGSTGYISYMKVSKDGSPASNERKRILLTMVIIFATVMVVFTLLYAGYWYHKKKILLQYPVEDSEEDNFLDNLPGMPLRFSYGDLCRATKNFSTKVGEGGFGSVYIGVLPDGTQVAVKKLESSGQGTKEFKAEVTTIGSIHHMHLVKLKGFCAEGPHWLLVYEYMENGSLDKWIFNKNEEGHDLLDWDTRFNIALGTAKALAYLHEECEVKIVHCDIKPENVLLDDNFVAKVSDFGLAKLMNREQSIVYTTLRGTRGYLAPEWITNFAISEKSDVYSYGMVLLEIIGGRKNYDSKDCSEKAHFPSYAYKMLEEGKLEEILDTELEMDEKDESVVTAIKVALWCIQDNMHIRPAMTKVVQMLEGSCAVPPPPTSSQSGSPSCFFKWSSQGATSSAALNDYFSDVAMSDIRLSGPR encoded by the exons ATGGGTTTGTTCCAATTTAgaaccttttttctttgtttcctcCTGTTTGAGACATGCGTTGCTAGTATTCAACGTCTTGGCCGCATATATCCTGGTTTCCAAGCGTCTCAGACGGTATATATTGACAACAAAGGCATATTTCTGCTGTCCAACAACTCGAATTTCGGTTTCGGCTTCTATACCAGTGTGGATGTCACATTGTTTCTACTTGTTATCATTCACATACCCAGTTCCAAAGTTGTTTGGACTGCTAATAGAGGCTTTTTGGTTCAAAATAGTGATGACTTTGTGTTTGGAGAAAATGGGAACATTTACTTGGAACGTGGGAATAGTGTGGTTTGGTCTACAAACACTGCGGGAGAAACAGCTACTGCCATGGAATTGCTCAATACAGGAAACTTGGTATTGCTTGGGGATGGTGGAAGAATTCTATGGCAGAGTTTTAGCCATCCTACTGATACCCTTTTGCCTGGTCAGATATTCTTGGAAGGAATGCAGCTCAGAAGTTTTCCCAACCACAATAACCTGTCTCACTATCTTGAATTCAGGTCAGGTGATTTAGTCCTGTCAGCAGGTTTTGAAATCCCACAATTTTATTGGTCCATAACAAATGACGGCCGGAAAACCAACAACAATGTCAGCAGCAAGGCTCATTCAGTGAGTCTGGGGTCCAATTCCTTTAATTTCTATGATCAAAATAAAACCTTACTTTGGCAGTTTGTCTTCTCCAAAAACCCTGGATGGAATGCCTTCTTTGCTGCTGTTTTAGGCTCTGATGGGTCTCTCTCATTCTATAATCTTCAAAAGGGGAAGTCAGTTTTTCCTGAGGCAATCAGAATACCACAAAGTTCCTGCAGCACTCCTGAGCCTTGTGATCCATATTACGTTTGTTATTTTGAAAGCAGATGCCAATGCCCTTCACTTCTCAGCTCTCACTCTAATTGCAAGCCTCAGGTCAGTTCAACCTGTAACAGCTCCAAGAGTTCTGTAGAGCTTCTATACATTGGCGAAGAGCTTAACTATTTTGCACTTGGCTTTGTTACACCCTCGTTGAAATCCTCCCATCTAGTTACATGCAAAGAAGCATGCCTAGGAAATTGCTCTTGCCTTGTGCTGTTCTTTGAAAGAAGTTCTGGGAGTTGCTTTCTGTTTGACCAGATAGGAAGTCTGCAAAGGTCTGACATGGGCTCTACTGGTTATATTTCATATATGAAAGTTTCAAAGGACGGAAGTCCTGCAAGCAATGAAAGAAAGCGGATTCTTTTAACCATGGTCATAATTTTTGCAACTGTCATGGTTGTCTTTACTCTGCTTTATGCAGGATACTGGTACCATAAAAAGAAGATATTACTGCAATATCCTGTAGAAGATTCAGAAGAGGATAATTTCTTGGACAATCTTCCTGGGATGCCTCTTCGTTTCAGCTATGGTGATCTTTGCAGGGCAACCAAGAACTTCTCTACAAAGGTTGGTGAAGGAGGGTTTGGCTCAGTCTACATTGGTGTGCTCCCAGATGGTACACAAGTGGCTGTAAAAAAGTTGGAGAGCTCCGGGCAGGGAACCAAAGAGTTTAAAGCTGAAGTTACTACTATTGGAAGTATCCATCATATGCATTTGGTGAAGCTCAAAG gATTTTGTGCTGAAGGGCCTCACTGGCTTCTTGTCTATGAGTACATGGAAAATGGGTCATTAGATAAGTGGATCTTCAACAAGAATGAAGAGGGTCATGACTTGTTGGATTGGGATACAAGATTTAATATTGCTTTGGGAACAGCAAAGGCCTTGGCTTATCTCCATGAGGAGTGTGAAGTGAAGATTGTCCACTGTGATATAAAACCAGAAAATGTTCTTCTTGATGATAATTTTGTTGCAAAAGTTTCAGACTTTGGCTTGGCAAAGCTAATGAACCGGGAGCAGAGCATTGTATATACAACGCTGAGGGGTACAAGAGGGTACCTTGCACCCGAATGGATTACAAACTTTGCCATATCAGAGAAAAGTGATGTCTACAGCTATGGCATGGTGTTGCTTGAGATTATTGGGGGAAGGAAGAATTACGATTCAAAAGACTGTTCAGAGAAAGCCCATTTCCCTTCTTACGCCTACAAGATGTTGGAAGAAGGAAAACTGGAAGAAATTCTTGATACAGAGCTAGAGATGGATGAAAAAGATGAAAGTGTAGTCACTGCTATCAAAGTTGCATTGTGGTGTATACAAGACAATATGCATATAAGACCTGCAATGACTAAAGTAGTGCAAATGCTTGAAGGTTCTTGTGCTGTGCCGCCGCCTCCAACGTCATCTCAATCGGGTTCTCCGTCATGTTTCTTTAAATGGAGCAGTCAAGGGGCTACTTCATCAGCAGCACTTAATGATTATTTCAGTGATGTAGCCATGTCGGATATTCGCTTATCGGGACCAAGATGA
- the LOC132186907 gene encoding uncharacterized protein LOC132186907 produces the protein MLLRSASAPILNSWLPQYCKDSSSPETEPVHQLSRTRSVSFTASFHPSPSDESTKKVTQALQEAEFQTPPKPKKTNPISRPHKKQPKITVEEVEEEKELKPNSVLSSSSIRRLFSSSGLGESVVGEEGCAAGKNDCVLQTLVGGGGNGSVGGGCGGRGSDGGDGEDNGGSGSFEGNNHGSDKTDVYYQKMIEANPGNALLLGNYAKFLKEVRGDFAKAEEYFGRAILANPSDGNVLALYADLIWQTKRDADRAESYFDQAVKTAPDDCYVLASYARFLWDAEDEEDEEERLESEYSHASSANFFQGASHHPPLTAAT, from the exons ATGCTTCTGAGAAGCGCCTCTGCACCAATCTTGAATTCGTGGCTACCCCAGTACTGCAAGGATTCATCATCCCCAGAGACTGAACCAGTTCACCAGCTTTCAAGAACCAGATCAGTTTCTTTTACGGCATCTTTTCATCCTTCTCCTTCTGATGAATCGACGAAGAAGGTAACCCAAGCCTTGCAAGAAGCAGAATTTCAAACCCCACCAAAGCCCAAGAAAACGAACCCCATATCTCGCCCCCacaaaaaacaaccaaaaatcaCGGTCGAAGAagtggaggaagaaaaagagctAAAACCCAATTCGGTGTTGTCATCATCTTCAATCCGGAGACTTTTTTCAAGCTCTGGGTTGGGTGAGAGTGTTGTGGGTGAAGAAGGATGTGCTGCGGGGAAGAATGATTGTGTGTTGCAGACTCTGGTAGGGGGTGGTGGAAATGGGAGTGTTGGTGGTGGTTGTGGTGGCAGAGGATCAGATGGTGGAGATGGAGAGGATAATGGTGGGTCTGGATCTTTTGAAGGTAATAATCATGGGAGTGATAAAACCGACGTTTATTACCAGAAGATGATTGAAGCAAATCCTGGCAATGCGCTTCTTCTTGGAAACTATGCAAAGTTTTTAAAAGAG GTTCGTGGAGATTTTGCTAAAGCAGAAGAGTATTTTGGGAGAGCAATTTTGGCTAATCCAAGTGATGGAAATGTTTTAGCTCTCTATGCTGATTTGATCTGGCAAACAAAAAGGGATGCCGATCGAGCCGAGAGTTATTTTGATCAAGCTGTTAAAACTGCCCCAGATGATTG TTATGTCTTAGCTTCATATGCTCGGTTTCTTTGGGATGCTGAAGATGAAGAGGATGAAGAGGAACGACTTGAAAGTGAATACAGCCATGCTTCTTCTGCAAATTTCTTCCAAGGAGCTTCTCACCATCCTCCTTTGACTGCAGCTACTTAG